Proteins from one Rhizoctonia solani chromosome 5, complete sequence genomic window:
- a CDS encoding ornithine carbamoyltransferase, with product MKSELLILSAGDVQHLIRTALNPGELVQCMSQMFEMVSGSEIGEGVTDEHDRVQQPPRLTTLSPEHATLYMPCRLPEPIFESSTIHSAIKVVSVPRTGGGGGIPGTTLVLDEKTGAARAVTLTSGSVLATRLVGPKSPARLVLFGAGLQIKHHARLFIQSYPSITHCTIINRSLNDRFTELLADLTMEFPSLRLDGLISSAQNIEPAVRDGDVICTATSSTQPLFDSAWIKQGAHVNLIGSYTSTMRESDPGLIKRAGRLILVDETKSCLVESGELIDASITEDELVEIGTLVREGSEAAKAIERVRQAGDVTVFKSVGVGAQDVGVAGLMVELAEKDGRVGTRVAYD from the exons ATGAAATCCGAGTTACTGATATTGTCCGCGGGTGATGTGCAGCACTTGATACGTACCGCCCTCAATCCTGGGGAGCTCGTGCAATGCATGTCCCAGATGTTCGAGATGGTGTCTGGTTCGGAGATTGGCGAGGGAGTT ACGGACGAACACGACCGAGTCCAGCAGCCTCCGCGCCTGACGACTTTATCACCCGAACATGCTACACTGTACATGCCATGCCGACTTCCTGAACCTATATTCGAGTCTTCCACGATCCATTCTGCAATCAAGGTCGTTTCTGTGCCTCGTACTGGTGGTGGGGGCGGGATCCCAGGGACAACACTTGTGTTGGATGAGAAAACCGGTGCCGCCCGTGCAGTG ACTCTCACTTCAGGTTCGGTTCTGGCTACTCGCCTGGTCGGCCCCAAATCCCCCGCCCGACTCGTTCTTTTCGGCGCAGGTCTACAAATCAAACACCACGCCCGTCTCTTTATCCAATCATACCCGTCCATCACGCATTGTACAATCATCAATCGCAGCCTCAACGACAGGTTCACCGAACTCCTTGCCGACTTGACCATGGAATTCCCATCCCTCCGTCTCGACGGTCTCATATCGAGCGCCCAGAACATCGAACCGGCCGTGCGAGACGGGGACGTGATATGCACCGCAACATCGTCCACCCAGCCTCTCTTTGACTCTGCATGGATTAAACAAGGCGCGCATGTGAATCTTATAGGCTCCTATACGTCCACGATGCGCGAAAGCGACCCGGGACTTATCAAGCGTGCCGGCCGCCTTATTCTCGTAGACGAAACCAAGTCCTGTCTCGTCGAGTCGGGAGAGCTCATCGATGCCAGTATCACCGAGGATGAACTGGTCGAGATCGGCACGTTGGTTCGCGAGGGTTCCGAAGCGGCCAAGGCGATCGAGAGAGTGAGGCAGGCGGGGGATGTGACGGTGTTCAAGAGTGTGGGTGTGGGTGCTCAGGACGTTGGTGTTGCGGGCTTGATGGTCGAGTTGGCAGAGAAGGATGGGAGAGTGGGGACCAGGGTCGCGTATGATTag
- a CDS encoding CaiB/baiF CoA-transferase family protein, which translates to MISRQLITRTSVSSFRITSFLATRRIHRDASIPVQPEGMPPPLRGIRVVDLTRVLAGPTATMLLADLGADVIKIEEVKRGDDTRSWSPPSAPVLETQPSNAVHLPPESAYFLATNRNKRSITVNFKDPRGLDIVYDLIRKADVLVENFISGKLASMGLGWEDCKKINEKLVYASITGYGQTGPYRQAAGYDVVIEGEAGLMHITGEPDGPPCKVGVAVTDISTGLYAHGAIMAGLLSRQQTGKGVWIDCNLFETQIAGLANIASNYLIGNKEASRHGTSHPSIVPYQVFPCKDGFIMIGAGNEKQFALLADKVLGKPELAIDAKFSSNGQRVKNRAELVQIITDTLMEKNRDHWLEKFQGLGVPHGPINNIEQTFDHPQAKARGVTVEVEHPRAGKIKMVAPAVHYNGKRMPITRPPPYLSQHTDEVLSKDLGYSAERIAELRKEKII; encoded by the exons ATGATCTCTCGCCAGTTAATCACACGAACCTCAGTTTCTTCGTTTCGTATCACGTCCTTTCTCGCAACTAGGCGAATACATCGGGATGCATCGATTCCAGTACAACCAGAGGGGATGCCTCCACCCCTAAGGGGAATCCGCGTGGTTGACCTTACTCGTGTTTTGGCCGGACCTACAGCAACCATGCTCCTTGCAGACCTCGG GGCAGATGTTATCAAGATCGAAGAAGTGAAACGAGGGGATGATACTCGGTCCTGGAGTCCCCCTTCTGCACCTGTTCTGGAAACTCAACCCTCGAATGCCGTCCATCTTCCACCAGAATCGGCCTATTTCTTAGCTACTAACCGAAACAAGCGGAGTATTACAGTCAACTTTAAGGACCCAAGGG GACTAGATATTGTATATGACTTGATTCGAAAAGCTGATGTGCTAGTTGAGAATTTTATATCCGGTAAGCTAGCGAGCATGGGGCTTGGGTGGGAGGACTGTAAGAAGATAAACGAGAAGCTTGTTTATGCTTCGATTACCG GCTACGGTCAGACGGGGCCGTATAGGCAAGCGGCAGGCTACGATGTAGTTATCGAAGGAGAAGCTGGACTAATGCACAT AACTGGGGAACCAGATGGTCCGCCCTGCAAAGTTGGGGTCGCTGTGACGGATATTTCTACGGGCCTGTATGCCCATGGGGCGATTATGGCCGGTCTCTTGTCCAGACAGCAAACAGGAAAGGGTGTGTGGATTGACTGCAACCTGTTCGAGACTCAG ATCGCGGGTCTGGCGAACATCGCATCAAACTACTTGATTGGAAATAAAGAGGCCTCACGACACGGAACTAGCCATCCGTCCATAGTCCCATATCAAGTCTTCCCGTGCAAAGATGGCTTTATTATGATTGGGGCGGGAAATGAAAAGCAG TTTGCTCTCCTGGCCGACAAGGTGTTGGGAAAACCCGAGCTGGCTATTGATGCTAAATTCTCCTCCAACGGACAAAGAGTAAAGAATCGTGCAGAGCTGGTTCAAATCATTACGGATACTCTCATGGAGAAAAATAGGGATCACTGGTTAGAGAAATTCCAGGGCCTCGG TGTACCTCATGGTCCGATCAATAACATCGAACAAACCTTTGACCATCCACAAGCCAAAGCTCGAGGGGTTACGGTAGAGGTCGAACACCCAAGAGCAGGGAAGATCAAGATGGTTGCACCCGCGGTACACTACAACGGGAAACGAATGCCTATCACTAGACCGCCCCCCTACCTGTCGCAGCACACCGATGAG GTTCTGTCCAAGGACCTGGGATATTCGGCTGAACGAATCGCAGAGTTACGCAAAGAAAAAATTATTTAG
- a CDS encoding major facilitator superfamily transporter, whose amino-acid sequence MKDSSSEKVDVERYVDSASIDGPAHNKADERRLVWKIDLKILPASIVIYLLCFLDRSNIGNARLLNDATGHSLMKTLGLTNYQYLIALQTFLIAYTVFETPSNYFLKVFRPSRWIALLMFLWGSMTMILGAVQNYAGLTVVRFLLGAAEAGLFPGLIYLFTFWYRPEERSLRIALVWASATLAGAFGGAIAYGVGHMNMVRGIEGWRWLFILEGIPSVASSLFVFLFFPDFPETVTWLSEEERALAVGRLKGLASTQGSHFTWAEAKETLKDWRLYGHYIGYLCTAIPLSSLSLFLPTIVSGLGYSGLEAQLFTVPPYACAYVVTLVCAWFGDRHNIRSLVSTCCMFVASISFLVEALLPATAFKARYGVLCLATASSFACVAPSLGWLSSNLRTTGAAGLALGLALSFAGPGQIIGVWIYKSNESPRYFTGESSFRVPLPGTDIKVDKKDIWVAYVIRLEEQKVTRGKSTVGVVIGSLAAYLVVFLKYIAQYKRGFVSFYCSKFAFSEARRSICELDISLPTPPPPPVTCMAVLAAPSSVEHFVQGHHDITRLKTGLPTHSSAIYSPRTTMGGFNDTCSQASGRSTPSQRSSVTHCSPKEQVSHCLGQYQTLARKGLDLDSAKEALFWCCLGLGTVACSQLSSTQHSPLSAQSRSGSTHSLDTISDSGFAPSFETRGRHCLSLDDPDLENSITNLVGGIAGIFVSGLLSSTSAPYDLSLPDVGQDFVTVLSRFGLAQSQLVENILPFITKVSAQLLSILQSDYDTSSSTPDRAFPISHHQRPISRWRSSWFYSLSEIRHTFHISHISHSASYCRSVPAPDTIRAASLMSHSSLRSFSSVRSLGALSPKSPATLSLSRDFRAGESPTPSGSFITGSSGSAWGTLDSLAEDLQVRSRRREPLLPENRYSATAPSSPQRATLSRTTSSSTDGKGKGKENTGQLPREGLRPGTANLSVRTGTRFAVTSPPTPSGLGRSKLPLPKMDPVLAALERGSKLKSKSMCLNCGKKGDNYPCCPRCSEAWCSRECRVEANNGGKHVCKRSATLA is encoded by the exons ATGAAGGACTCGTCCAGTGAAAAGGTGGATGTCGAGCGATACGTCGATTCGGCATCTATCGACGGCCCAGC GCACAACAAAGCAGACGAACGCCGATTGGTATGGAAGATTGATTTAAAGATTCTACCCGCGTCGATCGTTATCTATCTGCTGTGCTTTTTGGATCG ATCAAATATT GGAAATGCTCGATTACTCAACGACGCAACGGGACACTCCTTGATGAAGACGCTTGGTCTGAC GAACTATCAGTACCTGATCGCCTTGCAG ACATTTCTCATCGCATACACGGTCTTTGAGACACCTTCAAACTACTTCTTAAAGGTCTTTCGTCCTTCT CGTTGGATTGCATTGTTAATGTTTTTATGGGGCTCTATGACGATGATCCTGGGTGCTGTACAGAATTATGCTGGACTGACGGTTGTGCGATTCCTTTTGGGTGCTGCAGAAGC AGGGTTGTTTCCGGGCCTTATCTACTTGTTTACTTTTTGGTACCGCCCGGAAGAGCGTAGTCTCCGTATAGCTTTGGTTTGGGCATCAGCTACTTTAGCAGGCGCATTTGGAGGAGCGATCGCATATGGAGTAGGGCATATGAACATGGTCCGAGGAATCGAGGGATGGAGATGGCTGTTCATCCTCGAAG GGATTCCGAGTGTTGCTTCCTCGTTGTTTGTGTTTCTTTTCTTTCCAGACTTTCCGGAGACGGTCACTTGGCTGTCGGAAGAGGAACGAGCGCTTGCAGTTGGTCGTCTCAAAGGACTTGCCTCCACCCA GGGCTCACATTTCACCTGGGCTGAGGCCAAAGAAACGCTCAAAGATTGGCGCTTATACGGACATTACATTGGGTACCTTTGCACGGCAATTCCGCTGAGCTCGCTGTCTCTATTTCTCCCGACCATTGTTTCCGGGCTCGGCTACTCGGGCCTTGAGGCGCAACTTTTTACAGTCC CACCGTACGCCTGTGCTTACGTTGTTACATTGGTATGCGCATGGTTCGGAGACCGACACAATATACGTAGTTTGGTATCCACTTGCTGCATGTTTGTCGCCAGCATTTCTTTCCTCGTGGAAGCGCTTTTGCCAGCTACAGCGTTCAAAGCTCGTTACGGCGTACTATGTCTCGCTACAGCAAGTTCGTTTGCCTGCGTTG CGCCCTCATTAGGATGGCTATCATCTAATCTGCGTACAACTGGAGCCGCCGGACTGGCGCTCGGCTTGGCATTATCGTTTGCCG GTCCAGGTCAAATTATCGGCGTGTGGATATACAAATCAAACGAAAGTCCTCGTTATTTCACAGGTGAGTCATCTTTCAGGGTTCCATTACCCGGCACGGATATTAAAGTCGACAaaaaggacatatg GGTTGCGTACGTTATACGCTTGGAGGAACAAAAAGTTACCCGAGGGAAGTCGactgtgggtgttgtaatcgGTAGTCTCGCGGCATATCTCGTTGTCTTCTTAAAATATATTGCGCAATACAAACGCGGATTTGTCTCATTCTATTGCTCGAAATTCGCCTTTTCGGAGGCTCGGCGATCTATT TGTGAACTGGACATTTCCCTCCCCACTCCCCCGCCACCACCTGTAACCTGTATGGCTGTACTTGCTGCGCCATCTTCTGTCGAACACTTTGTTCAGGGACATCATGACATCACCAGGCTAAAAACTGGGCTTCCAACACACAGTTCTGCTATATATTCACCTCGTACCACCATGGGAGGATTCAACGATACTTGTTCTCAAGCGTCAGGTCGTTCTACA CCTAGTCAACGTTCCAGCGTAACACACTGCTCGCCAAAAGAACAAGTTTCCCATTGCCTGGGGCAGTATCAGACTCTCGCGCGCAAGGGCCTGGACTTGGACTCTGCTAAGGAGGCCCTGTTCTGGTGTTGTCTTGGCCTTGGCACTGTCGCTTGTTCCCAGCTATCGTCCACCCAGCACTCCCCCTTGTCAGCTCAATCCCGCTCTGGCTCCACACACTCGCTAGACACCATATCCGACTCGGGATTTGCGCCTTCTTTCGAGACCAGAGGGCGTCATTGCCTATCACTAGACGATCCCGATCTGGAGAACTCAATT ACAAACCTCGTGGGTGGCATTGCAGGTATATTTGTTTCGGGTCTGCTAAGTTCTACCAGCGCGCCATATGATTTGTCGTTGCCTGACGTCGGCCAAGACTTTGTGACTGTTCTGTCCCGCTTCGGCCTTGCTCAAAGCCAACTAGTCGAAAACATCCTTCCGTTCATTACTAAGGTCTCAGCACAGCTCTTATCCATATTACAAAGTGACTATGATACCTCTAGCTCTACG CCTGACAGAGCCTTCCCGATCTCTCATCATCAGCGCCCCATATCAAGGTGGAGGAGCTCTTGGTTTTACTCCCTTTCCGAAATACGACACACCTTCCATATCTCCCATATCTCCCATAGCGCCTCATATTGCCGCTCGGTTCCAGCGCCAGACACGATCCGAGCCGCTTCTCTGATGTCTCATTCATCCTTGCGTTCGTTCTCCTCTGTTCGCTCTCTGGGCGCCCTTTCTCCGAAATCACCTGCTACTTTGTCTTTATCCCGTGATTTCCGGGCTGGAGAGAGCCCGACACCGTCTGGCTCTTTTATTACGGGATCTTCGGGATCCGCCTGGGGGACTCTAGACTCGCTTGCTGAAGATCTGCAAGTTCGTTCACGGCGGAGAGAGCCACTTTTACCCGAAAATAGATATTCTGCGACTGCGCCCAGTTCTCCACAAAGAGCAACGCTATCTCGCACGACATCCAGCTCGACTGATGGAAAGGGGAAAGGGAAGGAAAACACAGGACAACTGCCCCGAGAAGGTTTACGGCCTGGAACGGCCAACCTTAGCGTTCGGACAGGGACCCGGTTTGCTGTGACTTCTCCGCCTACACCGAGTGGATTGGGTCGTAGCAAACTCCCGCTGCCAAAAATGGATCCTGTATTAGCTGCATTGGAGAGAGGCTCAAAGCTGAAGAGCAAGTCGATGTGTCTGAATTGTGGGAAAAAGGGAGATAAC TACCCATGTTGTCCCCGATGCAGCGAAGCCTGGTGCTCGCGAGAGTGCAGAGTGGAAGCTAACAATGGGGGGAAACATGTATGCAAACGATCTGCGACGCTCGCCTAA
- a CDS encoding Ribonuclease domain-containing protein, giving the protein MINADPEVVVNPNRAEYATANAGRFDFGKPYTIKLDNESEWEFTREQVLTVLEHAVRAGDADGVESIHDAEGGGHVKYPHRFYNKEELDFASYNGGDLYEYPILLTLLDNGKPRTCYFGPKPHSRDPYKYRVVYTKNGAGVGILQGKSKSGKEIPWQKGQEQKKSSDFVISPQFRKGWDSHTGKVAPATKNLGTGKATNATWKDLEDKQNNAGK; this is encoded by the exons ATGATCAACGCCGATCCCGAAGTGGTCGTAAACCCCAACCGCGCTGAATATGCCACTGCAAACGCAGGTCGTTTTGACTTCGGCAAACCCTATACGATTAAACTTGATAATGAATCTG AATGGGAATTTACGCGCGAACAAGTCCTAACAGTCCTCGAACACGCAGTCAGGGCTGGCGACGCGGATGGAGTCGAGAGCATACACGATGCAGAGGGCGGGGGTCACGTCAAATACCCCCATCGATTCTACAACAAGGAGGAGCTTGACTTCGCTTCATACAATGGAGGCGACCTATACGAATATCCTATCTTATTGACGTTGCTTGATAACGGCAAACCGCGTACATGTTACTTCGGGCCAAAGCCCCATTCTAGGGACCCTTACAAATACCGAGTTGTCTATACCAAGAACGGTGCGGGCGTAGGGATATTGCAAGGCAAGTCAAAGTCCGGAAAG GAGATACCCTGGCAGAAGGGCCAGGAGCAGAAGAAATCATCAGATTTCGTTATTTCCCCTCAATTTAGAAAAGGATGGGACTCACACACAGGAAAGGTGGCACCGGCGACGAAGAATTTAGGGACTGGGAAGGCGACCAATGCCACTTGGAAAGATCTAGAAGATAAACAGAACAATGCTGGCAAATAA
- a CDS encoding Ribonuclease domain-containing protein has translation MSTQSTFGHVQAEHAVRYPVRILLWLKERRAIKDLDLSGLTPRFTTFPSSTIHTTPRTMMQAGDKTIDDIVNDNAGRLVDVMHGLGYYEMLDVPVDNNNTIKAQFERSVVLKTIERAYAARNNLILGKTVNQTVGYPHEFKNNENLRFRAYHPDDHGELFIFPIYASNFGERYFERQKIIQYPGVFRVVYTQKDDRIYLQGVIAHGPGSGSYTLCKQFDSRYNLKTKKLD, from the exons ATGTCCACGCAGAGCACTTTCGGTCATGTGCAGGCCGAGCACGCAGTGAGGTACCCGGTTCGTATACTATTATGGCTCAAAGAACGGCGTGCTATAAAAGACCTGGATTTGAGCGGTCTCACCCCACGATTTACAACTTTCCCATCTTCTACTATCCATACTACACCTCGAACGATGATGCAAGCCGGAGATAAAACAATCGATGACATCGTCAACGATAATGCAGGTCGACTTGTCGACGTCATGCATGGGCTGGGCTACTATGAGATGCTCGATGTCCCTGTAGACAATAATAACACAATAA AGGCTCAGTTTGAACGCAGCGTAGTCCTCAAGACTATTGAGCGCGCCTATGCGGCCCGCAACAATCTCATTCTTGGGAAAACAGTCAATCAAACAGTTGGATACCCCCATGAGTTCAAAAACAATGAAAATTTGAGATTTAGGGCGTACCATCCCGATGACCACGGAGAACTCTTTATATTCCCTATCTATGCGTCCAATTTTGGCGAGCGTTACTTTGAGCGCCAGAAAATCATTCAATACCCTGGAGTATTTCGGGTTGTCTACACCCAAAAAGATGACAGGATCTATTTACAAG GTGTGATAGCACACGGACCAGGCTCTGGCTCCTATACTCTCTGCAAGCAATTCGATTCCAGATACAATCTCAAAACGAAAAAGCTGGATTGA
- a CDS encoding ribosomal protein L22p/L17e, translating into MVARGSKIRSVAWDRLRGSLQILKNTTSIFPQLSSAISSLLSCLDEFEAAARSRQDFEDLATELATLSDTLNQYIHGPSSIFMSGSVKSISISIENQAKEVRERLSRGKKGGIRGIQEDEELLRYYRRIQTLFRQLQTNANSNTWKIANEHLANTRLESLNPVKQAVYDSGLSTEINRRGCTEGTRTRVLGNLDHWQIDHTSQPILWMNGMAGTGKTAIAWTFCERLEKRNLLAANFFCTHSSAECGRVTRIVPTIAYQLARYSIPYRSTLCKVLAETPDIGSKKIPIQFERLLKEPLQQVKDAIPEHLVVVIDALDECEDRNGVKLFLEMLFRHAPQLPLKFLVTGRPVPDIYGKMMDPSRPREIMSLHEVENSVVRNDIELYFKEQLASMALSSVEISQLVERSGALFVYASNLVDYVQSGKRSGGSHKRLQSLFGTVPGPPKSHLQVDALYKAVLESALNEDERESDERAETLAALRVVLSAHKPIGLEEIASLSGIGDGLPHSDVSDANSSVPDAPQDNDKMVRYASAALATNPEKTARARGEYLRTHFKNMREVAAALTGLKLTKAYTYLDNVKDHKQVIPFRRFAGGVGRASQAKEFGATQGRWPEKSIRFILRLLKNAESNADAKNLELEELIIKNIVVQQAPKTRRRTYRAHGRINPYQGHPAHVEIILSAAEEEVERNKEKDDISKIVAPNRRLLARRRIEASRA; encoded by the exons ATGGTTGCTCGAGGCTCCAAAATTCGTAGTGTAGCTTGGGATAGGCTCAGAGGATCACTGCAGATTTTGAAAAACACCACAAGCATATTCCCACAGCTTTCTTCTGCCATTAGCTCGCTACTATCGTGTTTGGATGAATTTGAG GCAGCGGCACGAAGTCGCCAGGATTTTGAGGACCTTGCCACTGAGCTGGCCACGCTAAGCGATACTCTAAACCAGTATATACATGGGCCTTCATCTATATTTATGTCCGGTTCTGTAAAGAGCATCTCTAT TTCTATTGAAAATCAAGCAAAGGAAGTCAGGGAGAGACTGTCGCGCGGGAAGAAAGGGGGTATACGGGGTATCCAAGAAGATGAAGAACTGCTAAGGTATTATCGACGGATCCAGACACTATTCCGGCAACTACAG ACAAACGCGAACTCAAATACGTGGAAGATCGCGAATGAACACTTGGCG AATACGAGGCTAGAGAGCTTGAACCCAGTCAAGCAAGCTGTATATGATTCGGGCCTATCGACTGAAATCAACCGTCGAGGCTGTACCGAAGGAACACGCACAAGAGTACTAGGGAATCTTGATCACTGGCAAATCGATCATACATCTCAACCTATACTCTGGATGAATGGCATGGCAGGAACAGGCAAGACCGCCATCGCATGGACCTTCTGTGAGCGACTCGAAAAGCGCAACCTTTTGGCGGCCAACTTTTTCTGTACTCACAGTTCGGCGGAATGTGGGCGTGTGACGCGTATTGTGCCGACTATTGCGTATCAGCTCGCTCGATATTCGATTCCGTACCGGTCCACATTGTGCAAGGTCCTAGCGGAAACTCCAGATATTGGATCGAAGAAAATACCCATCCAATTTGAACGATTGCTGAAAGAACCGCTACAGCAAGTGAAGGATGCAATCCCCGAACATCTCGTCGTTGTAATAGACGCATTAGACGAATGCGAAGACCGTAACGGGGTTAAACTCTTCCTTGAAATGCTTTTCCGACATGCTCCGCAACTACCACTGAAGTTCTTGGTTACAGGACGACCTGTGCCTGATATATACGGAAAAATGATGGACCCGTCACGTCCTCGAGAGATCATGTCTCTGCATGAAGTGGAGAACTCGGTAGTACGAAACGACATTGAACTGTACTTCAAGGAACAGTTGGCATCCATGGCCCTCAGCTCAGTCGAGATATCGCAGCTCGTAGAACGCTCTGGCGCTCTGTTCGTATATGCGTCTAATCTTGTGGACTATGTTCAATCTGGCAAACGATCAGGTGGCTCCCATAAACGACTGCAGTCCCTGTTTGGCACGGTGCCTGGGCCACCGAAATCACATTTGCAAGTCGATGCACTATACAAAGCAGTGCTAGAATCAGCTCTTAACGAAGACGAGCGAGAAAGCGATGAAAGGGCGGAAACATTAGCAGCACTCCGTGTTGTGCTGTCTGCTCACAAGCCAATCGGTTTGGAGGAAATCGCGTCTTTGTCGGGAATCGGGGAT GGGTTGCCGCACTCTGATGTATCGGATGCAAATTCTTCCGTCCCCGACGCCCCTCAAGACAACGACAAAATGG TTCGCTACGCCTCCGCCGCCCTTGCAACCAACCCGGAGAAGA CCGCCCGTGCTCGCGGCGAGTACCTCCGCACCCACTTCAAGAACATGCGCGAGGTTGCGGCTGCCTTGACTG GTCTCAAGCTCACCAAGGCCTATACATATCTTGACAACGTGAAAGATCACAAGCAGGTGATCCCCTTCCGCAGGTTTGCTGGTGGTGTTGGACGTGCATCTCAAGCAAAGGAGTTCGGTGCTACTCAGG GTCGCTGGCCTGAGAAGTCCATCCGTTTCATTCTCCGCCTTTTGAAGAATGCCGAATCCAATGCGGATGCGAAGAACCTTGAGCTTGAGGAGCTTATCATCAAGAACATCGTTGTTCAACAGGCTCCT AAAACCCGCCGCCGCACTTACCGTGCCCACGGTCGCATTAACCCCTACCAGGGTCACCCTGCCCACGTCGAG ATTATCCTTTCGGCTGCTGAGGAAGAGGTAGAGAggaacaaggagaaggatgATATTTCCAAGATCGTCGCTCCCAATCGCCGTTTGCTCGCTCGCCGACGAATTGAGGCTTCCCGGGCATAA
- a CDS encoding QCR1 core subunit of the ubiquinol-cytochrome C reductase complex protein has translation MLSASLKQGFRRASVARPLRRTLATAVQHSSAPLTEISTLSNGLTIATESHPHAQTATVGVWIDAGSRAETDVTNGTAHFLEHMAFKGTNRRSQHALELEVENLGAHLNAYTSREQTVYYAKAFRKDVGAAVDIISDILQNSKLESGAIERERDVILREQEEVDKQLEEVVFDHLHAVAYQGQPLGRTILGPKKNILSIKRDDLADYIKSNYTADRMVLVGTGGVDHRELQDLAVKHFSNLPVSSNPVGLGKKHHPKTSFVGSEVRIRDDTMNTANIAIAVEGVGWRSPDYFPCSRLSHVVSSNSLANSFMSFSTSYSDTGLWGIYLVSENLVNLDDLVHFTLREWTRMSIAPTDAEVERAKSQLKASLLLGLDGTTAVAEDIGRQLVTAGRRFTPRQIESAVNAVTKDEIKRVANKYLWDKDIAVAALGRVEGLLDYNRIRSDMSSMLY, from the exons ATGTTGTCTGCGTCGCTCAAGCAGGGCTTCAGACGCGCCAGTGTAGCG CGCCCTCTGCGCCGAACTCTAGCTACCGCGGTGCAGCACAGCAGTGCACCTCTGACGGAGATCTCCACACTCTCCAACGGATTGACCATCGCGACCGAATCCCATCCTCATGCCCAGACCGCTACTGTCGGTGTCTGGATCGATGCTGGCTCCCGCGCAGAGACGGACGTGACCAATGGGACCGCACACTTCTTGGAACACATGGCCTTCAAGGGCACCAACCGCCGCTCCCAGCACGCCCTAGAGCTCGAAGTCGAGAACCTCGGAGCCCACCTCAACGCATACACTAGCCGTGAACAGACCGTGTACTACGCCAAGGCATTCCGCAAGGACGTCGGTGCCGCTGTCGATATCATCAGCGATATCCTGCAAAATTCCAAATTGGAGTCTGGGGCCATCGAGCGCGAACGGGATGTGATCTTGAGGGAGCAGGAAGAGGTTGACAAGCAGCTTGAGGAAGTTGTATTTGATCACCTTCATGCGGTCGCCTACCAAG GTCAACCCCTGGGACGTACCATCTTGGGACCCAAGAAGAACATTCTGTCCATCAAGCGCGATGATCTTGCTGACTACATCAAGAGCAACTACACCGCCGACCGTATGGTTCTCGTTGGTACTGGCGGTGTTGACCATCGCGAGTTACAGGACCTTGCCGTCAAGCACTTCTCCAATCTCCCCGTCTCTTCGAACCCCGTTGGACTTGGCAAGAAGCACCACCCAAAGACCAGCTTTGTTGGTTCTGAAGTCCGTATCCGTGACGACACCATGAACACCGCCAACATTGCTATCGCAGTCGAAGGTGTCGGCTGGCGCTCTCCTGATTACTTCCCATGCTC CCGTCTCAGCCATGTCGTTTCGAGCAACTCCCTCGCCAACAGCTTCATGTCTTTCTCCACCTCGTACTCTGACACTGGTCTCTGGGGTATCTACCTTGTCTCTGAGAACCTCGTCAACTTGGATGACCTTGTCCACTTTACCCTGCGCGAGTGGACTCGTATGAGCATTGCACCCACCGACGCCGAAGTCGAACGAGCCAAGAGCCAGCTCAAGGCCAGCTTGCTTCTCGGATTGGACGGAACCACTGCCGTTGCGGAAGACATCGGGCGTCAACTTGTTACTGCCGGACGCCGCTTCACTCCCCGGCAAATCGAGAGCGCCGTAAATGCGGTGACCAAGGATGAGATCAAGAGGGTTGCGAACAAGTACTTGTGGGATAAGGATATTGCCGTCGCTGCCCTCGGTCGGGTCGAAGGTCTCTTGGACTACAACCG CATCCGCTCGGATATGTCGTCCATGCTGTACTAA